Below is a genomic region from Deltaproteobacteria bacterium.
CGCAGGGCCTCTTCATCCTTTATGTCTCGCACATTGACTACATCCGCTTCGCAGCCGGCCATGCGAATGCCTTCTGCAATCAGTTCAGCAATCTTTTTCGTCTGATTCGTCCTGCTAGCATAAACAACCAACGCTTTTGGCATAGTTTCCCCGGCCTCCTTTCATGTTGTTGAACGCCGCAGCCTCCTGAGTCTGTCCTCAAGGTCTGCGTGGCATTCCAGCCTGCAGCTCTCCCCAACGCTTCTGCACCATGTGCCACCCGGGTTGGCGGCAGCTCCTTGGCAAGGATCCTTGGCGAAACAGGGCTGCCTCGTGCAATGCCTGCTTATCCCTGCATCTTTTCCACAGCCTCCTTGCCAAGCTGAAACGCTTTTATCGTTGTTTCTGGATGCTCGAGAATTTCACCTTTGGCCTCTACCTTGCTGATGAGGAGTCCTTGTTCGTAGGTCATATCCAGAGCATCGAAAAAGTACTTGGCCGTGAGCACGGCTTTTCAGTTTGTCAGCAGGCTTCTCTAGACGCCTCCTGTTCCAGAGCGCCTGCACCCGGTCGATCAATAATTTCACCTGCGCCGTGACGCCGTAGAAAAAGATAGGTGAAGCAAGAAAAATCACCTCGGCCTCCACAAGGAGCGGGTAGACCTCAGTCATTTCATCCTGGACCACGCACTCGCCCGTCTCATCGCAGCCGCCGCACTCCAGACAGCCGCTGATCTTCAACTTGCGCGCATAAATCCTCTTTATGTCCGCCCCAGCTTCAGCAGCTCCAGCAAGAGCCTGATCCAACAGAATGTCGGTATTGCCTCCCTTTCGCGGGCTCCCATAGATCCCCAGTACTTTGATTTTCACAATTGCAGACCTCGCTCTATCCTCAGACGCAGTGTCCCGGGGCTTCCGTTCCACAGCTGCCAGCGGTTGTCAATCCAGCAAACAAACCACTCAGGAACCCAGGCGCGGATCACTGCCCGTATCTCCACAGTCCGGGATGTAACAGGTAACATTGAGAAATTCACAGGTCTCGTTACAGCCGGGGCACTTCTCCGGCGGCGTCTCAGCTTCCAGAGTATATCCGCATTTACTGCATTTCCAGGAATTTTTCATGATTAGACCTCCTTTGCCTTGTCTGGGCGCAGGTGAGCGCCCTTATTATCGAGTTCACTTCTGCCATTGAGAATGCTGGGTATTTTCAAGGATGATTATCTTATTCATAAGCTAGCACCCGGATAAGCCCAATGGTCGCACCCTGATCATCTGTGGTGCAGGTATCGCTTACCCAGATAACCTTGTCTATATTGCTTTCTTTTATGAACTGATTGACCCGCTCATCCAGCTCCTCCAGCTCACTCATGGCCCTGAATATTTCCAGAGTGGTAGTGAATGTCTTCACTCTTGCCATTTCTACACCATCCCCTCGCAGCCTTGGTACCGCAATATTATCCTTTCCCTGTGCCAGCAAAAGGCGTCCTGTCAGTCATGCGGCTTCCATACAGGCTTCAGCGAGCAAGCGCCCTCATCTGCTTGTTCAAGAAGCCTATGTGCTTCATCTCTTCTCTGATGATTTCCTCAACCTTGTTCTTGACCGAGACATCAGCGGTAAACTCCTGCAGACCCAGGTAGAAAACAATGGAGTCCTTTTCCCGCTGCAAGGCTTGCTCGAGGATCTCTTGCACTGTTTCCTCACCGCCAGGTATGGCAGCCTCATCCTGGCGCACGTTAAATACGTGCCCATCTGCCATTGCCCTCAGGTAGGAGGCAGTCTCATCCTCGGGATCGAATACAGTCTGCTGCTTCTCAGTTTCGCCAAGCCTCGCCCGCATGGCAGCAAACAATTTCTCGTGCCCCTCTTCCCAGGCGGCCAACTCTGACATGAGCTGGCTCACGGCAGCATCGTCGATAACCTCAGCAGCCCGGCGGTAAAACCTGACGCCATTTCGTTCGATCTGTTCAGCCATCCTGAAAATTTCTTCGGCATTAAACTCAAAAGCCATTGCCATCCCCCTGCGTGCCATGTGCACAAAAGATTACCCGGAACCAGAATGGCCAGTAAATAGGACTCTGGTGAGTGTCAACAAACTTCACCTCGCCATCTCCAGCAGCAGCAAAATGCGGGTGGGCTGGATTCCCACCCGCACCACCTGTTGTTGGTTGTCTGCAGGCCCTTGATTCTAGGCTTTCCACAAGCCGTGAAGATTGCAGTATTCCCGGGCCACCACCTGATCAGCGTCTACGCAGAAGGTGGCCTCCGGCGCTTCACCAGGTTTGAGAAACTGGCGGTAAGTCTTGCCGCCGGCAATTACCTCTACCCATTCGATGTAATGCTTCTCTTCCATGGGATGCGCCACACTGCCCACTGTCACTTTGAAACCGTCCGCAGTTTTCTCCACCACGGGCACATGTTTTTCCCTGGCAGCATCAACGGTGTTCTCTACAAAAAGCTTCATGGGCTGGCCGCAGCAGACCAACTCACCTTCACCGCCGTGCAGCACTTCCACGATGTTGCCGCAAGCTTCACACTTGTACACTTCCAACTGCTTTGCCATTCCTGTACCTCCTTGTTGGTGACTGTTGAAATTCTAAGAGTGAATTTCGCCCTCGCTTCCAGCGAACCGCTCGTAAAGGTCAAAACCCCAACCTGGCAGTAACTATCAGCCAAGCCGCTCAGTTCACCACCCTATGGACAGAGCCAGTGGTCACACCCCCCAGGGCGGTTGCCACTGCAAATGCCGCAGCATTTGTTATCGGCTTCATTGCCTGGCAACAAATGCACATCTGTTGTTTACTTCTTCCTGGTTTTCTGCACCTTCCTGCTGTGCAATCTGAGCCAATCATCCATTTCCATTATGGTCTTGCTCATGTACCACCTGCCATTGGCGAATGCCCCGTAGTCAGTACCGAGCATGGCCGAAGAGAATCTGACAGTGTTGGCAAAAAAGAGCCACTGTTCCGCCCACTTCCGTTCTATTGCTTCATTGAAGATGCTGTCCTTCTGCTCAGGCCCTCTGGCCAGGCCTGCGGCCCAGGCCTTCTGCATCAGCCTGGTGGCAGTAAGCGTCATGGCATTGGTGGTCTCTATAGTGTTTTCGAACCTCTGCCAGTGGCCCACCACCCAGCTCTGGCTGTGGCAGCCCAGACAGATTGCCTGCATGGCCGCCGTGCGCTTCTGCTGTTCTTTACCGTCGATCAGGTAGCTGGCTGCCGCTTTGCCGTTGAGATCCGTGGGCAGGGGTTGACCAGCAGAGTTTCTGATTATGGATGTGTCAGCAGATTTGGGATAGGCGTGCGCGTAGATCAACCCAAAGATCCTCCAGGAGAGTCGGTCACTCATCTGGTGACTTCTCTCTGCCAGCACGCCTCCCTCTTCCGTGGCCACGAGGCTCACATGGCAGGCAGCGCAGGTAGGCGCTGTAAAATCCCTGCCCACTGTCCAGGGCACCGCCGCAAAATCCCACTTGCCGCCCAGGGAGTTATAGACATTGCCGTGTTTGCTCACCTTGTAGACCTTGTAGGCGGGAACATCAGGCCCACTGTGGCACTGGGCGCAGGTGTGAGGTTTTCTGGCCATCTCAATGGAGAACCTGTGCATGGTGTGGCAGCTGGCGCAGGAGCCCACAGTGCCGTCCGGATTCAGCCGCCCCACTCCCTCGTTGGGCCAGCCCGAAAGCACGGGAAAATCCATCTCCCCCATCTCTGTGTCACGGCTCTGCATACCCTCGAGCTCGATTCTAGTGCCGTGGCAGGAATAACAGGAGTCAGCATCAGTGAGTTCATTTTGCGGCTGCAGGGTCAGGACATCTCCTGACATTGACTGCACCCCGTTTATGCTCGTAGTCAGGTCGCGGTAGAGGGTGTTATTCTTCAGGTTGCCGTAGGCCTGCGACATGATGTTTTCTTTGTACTGCCCGGCCTCTACAGGATGACAGGTGGCACAGTCACCGGGAGTCACCAGGACATGCACCTGATAGCCATTGTGCTCGAACACGTCACGGTGTTTGGCCGCATTCAAGGTGTGGCACTCGGCGCAGCCCACCGTGGTTTTCAGCAGCTGCTTCGGTACGCCGGCCGCTGAAACTCTTCTCTCTAGAGCAGGCTTCTGCAAAGCCTGCGCAGGGCTCACCTGGGCATGCCGGCTCATCTGCCACGCCTTGACCATGCCAGGGGCTATGCTCTGGTGGCACTCCAGACACTCGGCTGTGGCGTCACTCATTTCTGCTGCCTCTGCCCCCCAGGGAAGCAGCAGACACAGCCCCATCACTGCCAGCACAATCCTTGTCATGCGGAATTCACCTCACCCTCGTCTCCCAAAAGCCGGCAATACAGACCTCGCTCTCAGAGGCGGTTCCTCAGATTGCTGCTCTAGCCGCCTGGAGGGCAGCATCATAGTCCGGCTCCTCGGCTATCTCCTTCACCAGCTGCACATAGGTGACTTTACCCTGTTTGTCCACCACCAGCACTGCCCGGGCCAGCAGCCTGAGCTCCTT
It encodes:
- a CDS encoding ferritin family protein codes for the protein MAFEFNAEEIFRMAEQIERNGVRFYRRAAEVIDDAAVSQLMSELAAWEEGHEKLFAAMRARLGETEKQQTVFDPEDETASYLRAMADGHVFNVRQDEAAIPGGEETVQEILEQALQREKDSIVFYLGLQEFTADVSVKNKVEEIIREEMKHIGFLNKQMRALAR
- a CDS encoding desulfoferrodoxin — translated: MAKQLEVYKCEACGNIVEVLHGGEGELVCCGQPMKLFVENTVDAAREKHVPVVEKTADGFKVTVGSVAHPMEEKHYIEWVEVIAGGKTYRQFLKPGEAPEATFCVDADQVVAREYCNLHGLWKA
- a CDS encoding flavodoxin domain-containing protein, encoding MPKALVVYASRTNQTKKIAELIAEGIRMAGCEADVVNVRDIKDEEALR
- a CDS encoding hydroxylamine oxidase, encoding MTRIVLAVMGLCLLLPWGAEAAEMSDATAECLECHQSIAPGMVKAWQMSRHAQVSPAQALQKPALERRVSAAGVPKQLLKTTVGCAECHTLNAAKHRDVFEHNGYQVHVLVTPGDCATCHPVEAGQYKENIMSQAYGNLKNNTLYRDLTTSINGVQSMSGDVLTLQPQNELTDADSCYSCHGTRIELEGMQSRDTEMGEMDFPVLSGWPNEGVGRLNPDGTVGSCASCHTMHRFSIEMARKPHTCAQCHSGPDVPAYKVYKVSKHGNVYNSLGGKWDFAAVPWTVGRDFTAPTCAACHVSLVATEEGGVLAERSHQMSDRLSWRIFGLIYAHAYPKSADTSIIRNSAGQPLPTDLNGKAAASYLIDGKEQQKRTAAMQAICLGCHSQSWVVGHWQRFENTIETTNAMTLTATRLMQKAWAAGLARGPEQKDSIFNEAIERKWAEQWLFFANTVRFSSAMLGTDYGAFANGRWYMSKTIMEMDDWLRLHSRKVQKTRKK